The Deltaproteobacteria bacterium sequence TCCTATCTCCGTTTCTCTCTATCTCCGATTCTCCCTGTCTCCGATTCTCCGTTTCACGGCATCATCAATCTCTACTGTGGTAGCCGAGAGTACTTCCCCTTAAAGAACAGTAACGGTCGATCACCAAACGCCGAGGCGTTCTGTACTTCGCCAACGTAGATGGTGTGATCACCACCTTCGAAACCATTGATCAATTTACACTCGATATAACCCATCGCACCGTCGAGCAACGGTACGCCAACACTCCCTTCATGGGTAGGGACACCTTCAAACTTCTCGATTCCCTTAGTCGCAAACCGCGTCGAGAGCTGATCCTGGCCTTCAGCTAAGATATTGACGACAAAAACTTTTGACTGCTCAAAGCAGGCATAACAGTCGACTTTCTTGTCGACACACACCAACACCAACGGTGGGTCAAGCGACAAAGAAGTGTACGAATTCGCGGTCAGCCCAAAAGGTTTACCGTTTGGGTCTTTGGTCGTGATAATAGTAACGCCTGTGGCAAAGGCACCAAAGACATTACGCAGTTCGCGCGGATCAATCGCCATAGATGCTCCTACTCTGCAGAGTTCCTGACTGCTAACAGAGCCGTGATTGTTCTGTCAATTCCTCTGCCTGGGAATCACCGCCCCGACATAAATGTACGGCAAATCATGGGACGTTATCGGCTGATCTTGCGTGCGGATTTCAGCCCGGACAATCGAGGCCACGAACAATGTGTGGTCACCAGCGGGATAACTCGCCACAACTCGACATTCAAATACTGCCATAGCGATCGCGAGGAGAGGCACTCCTGTTTCACCAAACTCATAAGCAAAGGGCTCAAGGTTATCTGGTCGTCGTGAAGCCG is a genomic window containing:
- a CDS encoding flavin reductase family protein — its product is MAIDPRELRNVFGAFATGVTIITTKDPNGKPFGLTANSYTSLSLDPPLVLVCVDKKVDCYACFEQSKVFVVNILAEGQDQLSTRFATKGIEKFEGVPTHEGSVGVPLLDGAMGYIECKLINGFEGGDHTIYVGEVQNASAFGDRPLLFFKGKYSRLPQ
- a CDS encoding flavin reductase, whose protein sequence is MDPQLANALAEITTGIYVLTVREGDKLHGMSSSWVTQVSGDPPLIMAAVDTRHFSHGFIERQSVFGLNVVGHKSKELEDYFFSSASRRPDNLEPFAYEFGETGVPLLAIAMAVFECRVVASYPAGDHTLFVASIVRAEIRTQDQPITSHDLPYIYVGAVIPRQRN